In Chryseobacterium salivictor, the DNA window GCGGTTGTAACGGTGACTACGGTGGGCTATGGAGATGTCTCGCCAGGCACTCCACTGGGAAAATTTCTGTCGGTATTATTGATGCTAGCCGGTTATTCCATTATTGCTGTTCCCACCGGAATTGTTACTGCAGAAATGCGGAATAAGCGTCAGGAACTTGGCAGAACCTGTAGCCGTTGCGGAAATAATGACATCGATGATGATGCAAGATTTTGTAAAATTTGCGGCGAGAAAGTCGTATAACAAAAAGGTGCATTGTAACAATGCACCTTCTCTTTTTTTCATTCATTTGGTTTTTTTTAACTCATCTTTTTATTTTCGGGAGGAAAACAAAAATCATCATTTGTGTTTGCGGATAGTTAGTAGTTTTTACCCTATTTTTAAAGACTAAGTATTATTAAACCTTTAAAAAAATCTTCACATTAAAGTAAATTTATTGTTGACTACTTTTCCGCTATTTACGGTGCGTTAAAATAATGAGATAATAAATTTTTGTCTAATGTTTCTTATTTTTCTTGTACAAATATAAGGCAATGTATTTCCCATTTACTAAGTTAAAACACCCTTTTTTTATAATACAATCTAGTTAAACTCTAATGATTATTTAAACATCCTTTTATAATCATCATGCAAATATTCAATCTAAGGTTCGTAAAGATTCCGTTTACAAACGCCCTATTTTTCATTCTTTTTTAATTTGTTAAAGATATTTCACTTAGAAATTTCACAAAGTTCATTGGTGATTACTCCTCATTGATATACCGTAATAATCATCTTATTGTTGTTTAATTTTATCTGGCCTCTCACAACTGCGGTATAAAAAAAGCACCTCAATTTCTTGAAGTGCTTTGTTGGATTAAAATCCATTGAAATAAAATTCAACCTGTTTGTTTCAGTTTATTTTGTTAAAGTGGTGTTCACTTTTACCAACTGTACATCAAAGATTAACCAGGCATTTGGTGGGATAACACCTCCCGCGCCATTGGCTCCATACCCAAGTTCTGATGGAATAAGCAGGGTTGCAGATTCTCCTTCTTTCAATAAAAGAATTCCTTCGTCCCAACCTTTGATTACCTGACCGATACCAATAGTAATTTCAATCGGCTCATTTCTTTTAAATGAAGAGTCGAATTCTTTTCCATCAACTAATTTACCGGCATAATGCACAGAAACAACATCACCAACATTAGCTTTTTTGCCTTCAGTTGTTTGGGTTATTTTATAGTACAATCCGGAAGGAGTTGCCTGCATCGTTGCTTTTAAATCATCAACTAATTTTTGCTGATTGGCTGCAAACTCTTCGGCTTTCTTTTTTTTGTCAGCTTCTATTTTTTCAAGGATGGCTTTATTATTCTCTTTGATTTTTGCTTTTCCTTCAGAAAATATTTTGGCAGCATCATAATTTTTGTACTCATCCCCTTTAGAGAAAATCGCAACTTTTTCTAAAACCACATCAGTTTTAGGTTTATCCTGCGGGCCTTTTTCCACATTGGCAATCGTGTCAATAACTTCAATACCATTCACAACTTCACCAAAAACCGTATGCTTTCCGTCTAACCAAGGGGTAGCAATTTCTGTGATGAAAAACTGGGAACCATTGGTATTTGGTCCTGAATTGGCCATGGAAAGAATTCCTTTTCCGGTGTGCTGAAGGTCATTTTTTTCGTCATCGAATTTATAACCCGGATCGCCCATTCCTGTTCCTTTCGGATCACCTCCCTGAATCATAAAATCTTTGATTACTCTGTGGAAAATAGTTCCGTCATAGAAAGGAACTCCTTTCGCTTTTGCAGTATTATCGATTTTTCCTTCAGCTAATCCAACAAAATTCGCAACGGTAACCGGTGCTTTTTTATCTTCCAGTTTCACGATCATATTTCCTTTTGAAGTTTGGAAATTGGCATAAAGTCCTTCTTTCAGACCTGCGTAAGTTTCTTTGTCTACGTTCATTTTTTTATAAATTGGGGTGCAACTTGTTAACGAAATCGCTGCTATCGCGATTAATAAATTCTTTTTTATCATAAATAGCAATATGTTAGAGTACTTTTAATTTAATGATTAAAGGCATATCATTTGAAATCTGGTCATTATCGCCATAGGTCCCAAAACCTAGTGCCGAAGGGATCAAAAGGGTAACTTCCTGATTTTTTTGCATGTATCTCAATGCATCTTCCACTGGTTTTAATTCTTCAAAATGACCAAAAATTTTATTTTTATTTTGAACAGGAGTTTCATATAATTTCACCAAATCGAAATCGTAAATATCATATTGATAAGAAATCATTTCGCCATTCTCTTTTCGCTTCTGATGCGCGAGATTTTTATCATTCACCCAATAGTTCATGGTCATCGGATAAAACACTTCATCTTGATTTTTAATCCAATCCTCAATTTGAGTTCTTTCTATCAGATTCAGATTTTTGGTCCTGTTTTTAGAAATATCTAAATCTTTCTGACTTAAAATTCCACCAACAGGAGGATATGCAGGTGCATGCTTTACACAACCGATTAAGATCAAAGAACAAAGTACGATTATTTTTTTCATAAAAACTTTTGCGAAAATAAGCATTTCGAATTAGACTAAAAAATGAAAAAACCGGAAAAAAAATATTCCCGGTCTTTAATTGCCGTTTTTAATAAAACACTAAAAATTTTTAGATGCTTTTTTCGACTAAAACTCTCCATCCAAAAGGATCTTCGGCAACATTTGTTTGAAGATCAACTAAATCTTTTTGCAGCGTTAAGGCAAAACTTTCTTCTAAAGGTAATTGTGGCAGTTCTAATTTTTCACCCTGGTATCCAATCGCTTTGAAAACAGTGGTTACAACAGCGGTACCGACTCCCCAAATTTCTTTTAAAGTGCCATTTTTGTGCGCTTCTATTACAGATTTTACAGAAATAGGTTCTACTTTTAATTCAATACCTCTTTTATTTGCCAATTGAATAAAACTGTCTCTGGTAACGCCATCCAAGATTTTCTCGGAAGTTGGTGGCGTATAAATCGTGTCATTAATTCTAACGAAAACGTTCATCGTTCCACTTTCCTCAAAGTATTCGTGGGTAGAATCATCCGTCCAAATGATTTGCTCATATCCTTCTTCATTGGCTAACTGCGTTGGGTAAAAAGATGCGGCGTAATTACCGGCAGCTTTGGCAAAGCCTACTCCACCGTTTGCAGCTCTTGAATAATAATCGGAAATTTTCACTGAAACAGGTGCTGAATAATAACTTTTTGCAGGAGTAGCTACAATTGCAAACATATATTTATTAGATATTCTGGCTTTTAAAGCTTCCTCTGTAGCGAAAATAAGGGGACGGATATACAGAGAATTTCCTTCACCATAAGGAATCCAGTCCCGATCTAAATCAACCAGTGCTTTTAATCCTTCTAAAAAAACCTCTGCCGGGATTTCCGGCATCGCAAGACGACTTGCAGATTTATTGATTCTGGAAAAATTCTTTTCCGGTCTGAAAATAAAAACCTGGCTGTCTTTATCCTTATAAGCTTTCATTCCTTCAAAACATGCCTGCCCATAATTAACCCCCATCATTGCAGGAGTAAAAGGAAGCGGTCCGTAAGGCATCAATTTCACTTCTCCCCATTTTCCGTCTTCATATTCACAGATAACCATGTGATCGGTAAACATGTTTCCAAAAGAAAAATTCTCTGGATCAAATTCGGATATTCTCGGAGCAGTAGATTTTTGAATTATCATATTTTAATTTTTTGTTGATGTTCTACAAATTTAATATAATTTTTTAAATATCAAAATTTTAAATTAATTTTGAAAAAAAATTCATGGAACGAGAAATAAAAACGACTTCAGATGGAAGCAAAACATTATATATCAACGACTTAAACGAAAATTACCATTCACACCATGGTGCGCTGCAGGAAGCCCAACATGTGTTTATCGATAATGGATTAAATTTAATTAAAAATTGTAATATTAATATTTTAGAACTCGGTTTTGGTACAGGTCTTAATGTTTTAGTTACAATTGATGAGTTTTTGAAAACTGACAAAAGTCATGTTATTCATTATTTTACCCTTGAAAAATATCCCATAAATGAACGGGAAGTTAACGAATTGGATTATGGATCTATTTTTCATAAAACAGAAATGCAGGAAATTTACCAAAGGATACACGCCAGTAATTGGAACGAAACCGTTGAAATCCTTCCTCAATTTTTCTTAACCAAATATCATTGTGATTTTTTTGAAATTAAAAATCTGGATTTTCCTGAAATTGATCTTGTTTATTTTGATTGCTTTGGAGCAAGAGTTCAACCCGATTTATGGGAAAAACCGCTTTTTGAAATGGTTGCAAATACGATGAAACCGGGCGGATTACTTACCACCTATTCTTCTAAAGGCAGTGTCCGTCGTATTTTGGAGGAACTCGGTTTTAATGTAGAAAAAAAAGCCGGACCTCCCGGAAAACGGGAAATGATCAACGCTGTTAAGAATTAAGGATGAATGAAAAATTGCTAACTTTGTGATTGATCCAAAAAAACTAAAATACCAATATGATTGATAAAGTAAATGTGCGAGTGTACGCAACTATTGTGAAGGATGGAAAAGTCCTTGCGCTGCACGAAGAATACGTTGGCGAGCAACTGATGAAATTCCCCGGCGGCGGACTGGAATTTGGCGAAAGTGTTTTGGAATGTCTGGAAAGAGAACTCGAAGAGGAACTGAATATCACAGTAAAAAATATCGAACATTTATATACCCAGGAAGATTTTCTGGTGTCTAAATTCCGAAGCAATGAACAGCTGCTGAGCATTTATTATCTTGCAGAAATGGTTGATGAAAATGAATTGCTTATTATGGATCCGTGTATCGAAAAAACAGAATGGGTTTCCCTCAATGCTGAAGAAAACCCATTTCTTTTACCAATAGATAAAATTGTTTTTGATGTTTTGAAGAAGAAACTTCTATAAAATTTCGTTCAAAATTTTCGCTAAGCGCAAACCACCATATAATAATTGACGCTCCACCAGAGGTT includes these proteins:
- a CDS encoding peptidylprolyl isomerase codes for the protein MNVDKETYAGLKEGLYANFQTSKGNMIVKLEDKKAPVTVANFVGLAEGKIDNTAKAKGVPFYDGTIFHRVIKDFMIQGGDPKGTGMGDPGYKFDDEKNDLQHTGKGILSMANSGPNTNGSQFFITEIATPWLDGKHTVFGEVVNGIEVIDTIANVEKGPQDKPKTDVVLEKVAIFSKGDEYKNYDAAKIFSEGKAKIKENNKAILEKIEADKKKKAEEFAANQQKLVDDLKATMQATPSGLYYKITQTTEGKKANVGDVVSVHYAGKLVDGKEFDSSFKRNEPIEITIGIGQVIKGWDEGILLLKEGESATLLIPSELGYGANGAGGVIPPNAWLIFDVQLVKVNTTLTK
- a CDS encoding FKBP-type peptidyl-prolyl cis-trans isomerase, coding for MKKIIVLCSLILIGCVKHAPAYPPVGGILSQKDLDISKNRTKNLNLIERTQIEDWIKNQDEVFYPMTMNYWVNDKNLAHQKRKENGEMISYQYDIYDFDLVKLYETPVQNKNKIFGHFEELKPVEDALRYMQKNQEVTLLIPSALGFGTYGDNDQISNDMPLIIKLKVL
- a CDS encoding branched-chain amino acid aminotransferase, with product MIIQKSTAPRISEFDPENFSFGNMFTDHMVICEYEDGKWGEVKLMPYGPLPFTPAMMGVNYGQACFEGMKAYKDKDSQVFIFRPEKNFSRINKSASRLAMPEIPAEVFLEGLKALVDLDRDWIPYGEGNSLYIRPLIFATEEALKARISNKYMFAIVATPAKSYYSAPVSVKISDYYSRAANGGVGFAKAAGNYAASFYPTQLANEEGYEQIIWTDDSTHEYFEESGTMNVFVRINDTIYTPPTSEKILDGVTRDSFIQLANKRGIELKVEPISVKSVIEAHKNGTLKEIWGVGTAVVTTVFKAIGYQGEKLELPQLPLEESFALTLQKDLVDLQTNVAEDPFGWRVLVEKSI
- the mnmD gene encoding tRNA (5-methylaminomethyl-2-thiouridine)(34)-methyltransferase MnmD — encoded protein: MEREIKTTSDGSKTLYINDLNENYHSHHGALQEAQHVFIDNGLNLIKNCNINILELGFGTGLNVLVTIDEFLKTDKSHVIHYFTLEKYPINEREVNELDYGSIFHKTEMQEIYQRIHASNWNETVEILPQFFLTKYHCDFFEIKNLDFPEIDLVYFDCFGARVQPDLWEKPLFEMVANTMKPGGLLTTYSSKGSVRRILEELGFNVEKKAGPPGKREMINAVKN
- a CDS encoding NUDIX domain-containing protein, which gives rise to MIDKVNVRVYATIVKDGKVLALHEEYVGEQLMKFPGGGLEFGESVLECLERELEEELNITVKNIEHLYTQEDFLVSKFRSNEQLLSIYYLAEMVDENELLIMDPCIEKTEWVSLNAEENPFLLPIDKIVFDVLKKKLL